The Paraburkholderia agricolaris genome includes the window TGAACGTAGTACAGGAGGCTCGGGAAGGATGCCTCGAAAGCCGGGCGCCCTTCGAACATGACCGGATCAGCGTTAAGCGTCGTGAACTCGGTGCGAATGCCGTCGGGCAAGCTGCGGAAGATCAACTGGCGTGCGGACGCAAGCGCATAGTTGTCCGCCTCCACGCTGCCGGCGTCGAAGATGAAGCGCGCATTGCGCGAATCGACTTCGAGCACTTGCGTCACGATCTGGCGACCGTTGAATTCCACCGTCACGAAGTCCTGTCCGGTCATCAGCTTGCGCAGGCAAACCGCAATTTGCAGGGGATGGTGTTGGGCGAAGGGCGAGTCCGCGTCGGTGGTCTGTCCTGCGACGTCGGCGTCCTGCAGAAGGTCGGCAATCATTTGAGTATCCATGCGTGTTATGGCCTTGGCCCGGCCGGTTGGGGGAGCACGGGCGGCATGTGACTCATGCCGGCGCTCGGCCCTTTCCCTGCCTGTTTGCAGGGACCGTGCCAACTGCATGGATGGACTGAT containing:
- a CDS encoding flagellar brake protein, which produces MIADLLQDADVAGQTTDADSPFAQHHPLQIAVCLRKLMTGQDFVTVEFNGRQIVTQVLEVDSRNARFIFDAGSVEADNYALASARQLIFRSLPDGIRTEFTTLNADPVMFEGRPAFEASFPSLLYYVQRREFFRVQTPVLDPYTASGPCVDGGSFRLELQDLSLGGVALKTADERFGSLESGTVLRDVTLQLGSFGTLQLDLEIVAPRQLTTPKGDRRFVIGCKFVQTPGRAERVLQRVVTQLETKRQTLAPRR